In Oryza brachyantha chromosome 1, ObraRS2, whole genome shotgun sequence, the following are encoded in one genomic region:
- the LOC102706811 gene encoding cold and drought-regulated protein CORA-like — MSSPWDKYGGHSGSGQHYAGSDGNSPYGVGSGAGRGPYEAAGGNRRSSSPSSGDKKEKKEYQSYTSHNNGSDDDKDKDRNKHKGSSSSNNKGSSQKHKDDEKDHRNNYSKDGAYAGGGNPRNYDRYGSGTGGGYGTGAGTGYGTGAGGGYGSSTAGAGSYYGGGGYGRSSYGNVDGGGGSSSIIISGATPIPYNSGSWPVPPQQEGSGTTPVYIRAEEVKVIYNTPPGTGSAPYSSSSQFEREGDGRRGGGGGGSTGSRSVSGGGGGSGFFGPAFHAVGGYIDRKFGLDRD; from the coding sequence atgtcGTCGCCGTGGGACAAGTATGGCGGCCACAGCGGCAGCGGCCAGCACTATGCCGGCTCTGACGGCAACTCTCCATATGGCGTCGGATCAGGAGCCGGCCGCGGCCCGTACGAAGCAGCCGGCGGCAACaggcgctcgtcgtcgccgtcgagcggCGACAAGAAGGAAAAGAAGGAGTACCAGAGCTACACCAGCCACAACAatggcagcgacgacgacaaggACAAGGACCGGAACAAGCACAagggaagcagcagcagcaacaacaaggGTAGCAGCCAGAAGCACAAGGACGACGAGAAAGATCACCGGAACAACTACAGCAAGGACGGCGCCtatgccggcggcggcaacccCAGGAACTACGACCGCTACGGCAGCGGCACGGGAGGAGGCTACGGCACCGGCGCGGGAACAGGCTACGGCAccggcgcgggaggaggctACGGCAGCAGCACGGCAGGAGCTGGTTCCtactacggcggcggcgggtacgGCCGTTCTTCCTACGGCaacgtcgacggcggcggcggcagcagcagcatcatcaTATCTGGAGCCACCCCTATTCCCTACAACAGCGGAAGCTGGCCGGTTCCGCCGCAGCAGGAGGGCTCCGGGACGACGCCGGTGTACATCCGTGCAGAAGAGGTAAAGGTCATCTACAACACGCCCCCCGGCACCGGTTCGGCGCCGTACTCGTCCTCGTCGCAGTTCGAGAGAGAAGGCGACGGCAGGagaggcgggggcggcggcggcagcactGGATCGAGATCGgtaagcggcggcggcggcggcagcgggttCTTTGGCCCGGCGTTCCACGCCGTCGGCGGCTACATCGACCGCAAGTTCGGTCTAgacagagactga
- the LOC102707090 gene encoding glycine-rich cell wall structural protein 2-like, whose translation MSLFWGKNKSSSSGRSSSSNNYYARSDSSSHAAGGGGDDQYGRSPWTLQAEEYPRYTSDDDNKRSDDDRSSDDDDGDRDRNRRKNKKKSSSKYRNDDDEGGRSRIYGNSSYDNGNGGGYSNGGYSNSAPSSYYGNSTGGAGSGSYGGGGYGSSSYGNGGGYGGSSYGNGGGYGGSSYGNGGGYGGNGGPIVAGGGGGAPPYGSSGGNWGAPQRQQEGSGSAPTYINIYMPPPGSSSQNEGYGGERRRDGGAGNGGGGGGNGLFAPTFQAVGGYMDRRFGF comes from the coding sequence ATGTCGTTATTTTGGGGGAAGAATAAGTCCAGCTCCAGcggcagaagcagcagcagcaacaactaCTACGCACGCTCTGACAGCTCTTCGcacgccgccggaggaggaggagacgaccAGTACGGGCGCTCGCCATGGACGTTGCAAGCCGAGGAGTACCCGAGGTACaccagcgacgacgacaataaacgcagcgacgacgaccgcagcagcgacgacgacgacggcgacagaGACAGGAACAGGaggaaaaacaagaagaagagcagCTCCAAGTACaggaacgacgacgacgagggaggccggagccggatCTACGGCAACAGCAGCTACGACAACGGTAACGGCGGCGGCTACAGCAACGGCGGCTACAGCAACAGCGCCCCCAGCAGCTACTACGGCAACAGCACAGGAGGAGCAGGTTCGGGCtcctacggcggcggcggctacggcAGCTCCTCCtacggcaacggcggcggctacgGCGGCTCCTCCTACGGCAACGGTGGGGGCTACGGCGGCTCTTCCTACGGCAACGGCGGGGGctacggcggcaacggcggcccCATCGtagccggaggcggcggcggggccccTCCGTATGGATCTTCCGGTGGCAACTGGGGTGCGCCGCAGCGGCAGCAGGAGGGCTCAGGGTCGGCGCCAACGTACATCAACATCTACATGCCACCCCCCGGGTCGTCGTCGCAGAACGAGGGCtacggcggcgagaggaggagagatggcggcgccggcaacggcggcggcggcggaggcaacGGGCTCTTCGCCCCTACGTTCCAAGCCGTCGGCGGCTACATGGACCGTCGGTTCGGATTCTGA